DNA sequence from the Streptomyces sp. CA-210063 genome:
GTTCTGGGTGAACCTGAACCCGGACGAGCCCGACCGCGTCATGGACTCCAAGTTCGCCTCCACCGACGCCGGCCGCATCCTGCTCGAAGCCGACCTTCAGATGAAGCACGACTTCTACAAGGCCATGGACCCCAAGACCGACCTCGGCAGGCGGTACTGGGCGGCCCTGCCCCGGCAGAACGGCAGGCCGTGCATGCCCGGCCTGCGGAACTGGATCGAGCCCAAGCCCGCGCAGGTGCGTGAGCAGGACGGCGGCATCTACATTCTCGACGCCCCGCTGGCCCTGAAGTCGACCGCGCAGGAGACCGTCACCGAGGGCCCGGGCGAGCCGATCTGCGACCCGAACGACGCCGAGATCGCGGCCGCCCAGGCGGTCATCGACTCGATGATCGTCCCCGAGGTCGAGAAGCAGATCAACAGCGCCCCGCAGTACGCCGACCTGCGCCGCGTCTACACCTCCCGGGTCGCCGCCGAGTACATCCGGCAGCAGGACGCGAAGAACCCGACCGACTTCCGGCCGATCATCAACAGCGACGACGTCAAGGCGTGGCCACTGCGGGCGCCGAACCAGAACTGGGACAAGGACGAGCTCTTCCGCAAGTACCGGAAGATCTACACGGAGGGTGAGTTCACGTACGACGTGGAGACCGCCCAGGGCGTCCAGGTGTACATCGTCGGCGGCGTGGACTTCTCCAAGCAGCCCAAGCGGAACATCTCCCGCACCCAGTTCAACGTGGAGAACCGGGACCTGGACAACACCACCGTCAACTCCCGGAAGTCCGACGACACGTCCTACCGGGACACCGACACGCTCTATCTGGGTGGCGGCAAGATGTCAGCCGTGGACGGTGACGACCCCAACCCCAACCCCACTCCCCCCAAGCCGACCCCCACGGAGTCGGACAAGCCGGACCCGACCCCGACCGACAAGCCCACCGACGGCACGGGTACGCCGGACCCGGACGACACCGGGGACGAGCCGACGCCTCCGGGCGGCGACCTCGCTGACACCGGATCCGACACGCCGGTCGGCCTGATCGCGGCGATCTCCGCGGCGCTGGCCGCGGCGGGCGCCGCGCTGGTGTGGTGGATGCGCCGCCGTGGGATCAGCCCTGGGAGGCGTACGGGATGAAGTCGGCCCAGGCGGTGAGGGACAAGGTGAGCTGAGGCCCGGCCGCGTTCTTGGAATCGCGGACGTGGATGGCATGCGGGACGGCGGCGACTTCGACACAGTCGTCGCCGTCGCCGCTGCTGTAGCTCGACTTGTGCCAGGAGAGGGCGACCTCGACGCAGTCGCCGTCGCCGCTGCTGCTGTAGCTGCTCTTGAACCAGACCAGGCCGCCGGTGGTGCTCATAGGTCTCCTCGCATCCGCTGCAACAGGCTCACAGAGTCCGGGATGGTGAGAGCCTGTGAACGCATCCTGGCATACCGGCTTTGGAGGACGCTGACCTCTTTCGCGTCGGAAACAAGCAGGCCACCGCGCTGCCCCTCGCAGTAGGCGAACCAGCGGTTCTCGGGCGTCTCCAGTAGTTGGATGGGTCCGGCGAGTCCAGCGTGGGACTCCCGTGCCAGGGGCATGACTTGGATGTCGATGTTCCGCAACTTGGCCATCTTCAGCAGGTGATCGAGGAGTCCACGTGTGACATCCACACCGCCCGTGTGCCGCAGGAACATGTGTTCCTCCAGCATGAAGCTGAACGCCGTGTTCGGCCGCTCATGGAGCAGCCGCTGCCGCTGTGCCCGAGCCCTCCACTGTTCCTCGACCTCCTCGTCGGTCAGCAGTGGCAGCCGGTCGTCGAACAGGGCCCTCGCGTACGCCTCTGTCTGCAACAAGCCCGGGATCATGCGGCTCTCGTACGTGTAGAGCACGATCGCCGTAGCCTCCAACCGCGCCCACTTCCGGAACCACGCCGCCAACCCCGGCTGCCGCCCCAGATGCTGAGCCGCCTTGGTCAGCGCCCCGGTGTTCCCCAGCGCCCGATCCACCCCCTCCACGAACGCCACATCCGGCATCCGCCTCCCCAACTCCACCGACGCCACCATGTGCTTGGAGTACCCGACGAGGTCCGCCAACCCCTCCCGGCTCAGCCCCCCGTGCTCCCGCAACGCCTGGACCATCGCCCCGAACGTCCGCAGGCTGTCGGACGCCTCCGGCTCCCCGCCCCCGCCCATCCCCATTGCCGCCACGCCGCCGCTGTCGGCCACCATGGGCCACCTCCCGCGCACCCGCCCGCTGAACCACACCGTTCAACGCCCATGGTCACAGCACGTCACCAGTACCGTCCAGTGCGTAACCGCGTACGCTCGCGCAGCGTACGCGGCGTGGAGCTGGTGAACCGGCCCGCGCGCAGGCCACATTGGCGGCATGACCGCACTGCCCGCCGCTCAACTCCCCGCCACCGTGCACGCGTTCAGTCAGCGCTTCAGTTCGACCCCGCTGGGCGCCCGCCTGGCGAGACACCTCGCCCTCACCCAGCTGCACAGCTGGGGCATCCCGCACGGCTCGGACGCCTCCGAGAGAGCCGCGGCGGTCGTGGCCGAGCTCGCCGCGAACGCGGTGACACACGGCCGCGTACCCGGGCGGGACTTCGAACTGCGGCTCTCCCTGCCCACCGGCTCGCTCCGCATCGAGGTCACCGACACCCGCGCCGAACGCCACCCGCCCGGCCCCGGTGCCGTACGACCGTCCCGCCCCCTCGACGAGGGCGGGCGCGGCCTGACCCTCGTCGACGCCCTCGCCGACCGCTGGCAGGTACTGGACCGGAACCCGCCCGGCAAAACCGTCCTGGCCGAGATCGACCTGCCGCGGTGGCTGTCCCTGGTCAGGCGTCTGTCGGCACCAGGGCGCTAGGGCGCTGGGTGTATACGTCGCGTATACTCGCCTCATGTCCGACGTCATGATCCGCGTGCCCGCCGAAGTCCGTGACCAGCTTGCCGCCGTGGCCGAGGCCCGGGGGACCAGTCTTCGTGCCCTGATGCAGGACATAGCCGCTCAGACACTGACTCCCGAGCAGATCAGGGAGCGGGCCGACCGTACCCGCCTCCTGCTCGCCGAGCGCTTCGGGCACGACGTGTCCGACGAGGAGTCCGCCGAGATGCGGCGCAAGATGCGGGAGGCCACAGCCGCTCACCGGGCGGCCCTCGCCGAAGCGGAGTCGTCCCGTTGAGCCAGACCGAGCACTACGTCCTTGACTCGCCGACCCTCTTGGCGCTGGGAGGCGACAAGCAGGTTTCCGGCCTCGTCCATGCCGCTGCGGCGAGCGATGATGTGCGCCTCTGGGTGCCTGTCCTGTGTCTTCTGGAAGCCGAGCGCCGACGTGCGGGCATGGTCGACCACGTCGGTGTGCTGGTGGACGTCCTTCATGTCCTGGACGACGACTACGCGATGGCTGTGACCATCGCCGAGCTGGGGCGCGCGGGTGTCGCACAGGGCACCTCGGCCGCTGTCCATGCCGCGAGGCCGAACCAGCTGCTTCCGATGGGCGGGCTGGTCGCCACCGTGGAGCCAGGCCCCTATGAAGGGCTCGGGGTCGGCATCATGGACCTGAACCGCTGACGGCGTGTCCCCGGGAGGGCCGGGCCGCCCCTCTCGGGGCTGCGGGCCCTCCCGGGGAGGTGACCCGTCACGACGTGACCGTCAGCAAGTCCCGCTGGTCCTCCGGCAGTTCCACCTTGTCCGCGTACAGCAGCGCGTGCCCCGGGTCGAAGACCAGCGCCACGTCCCCCGCCAGCCCCCCGTTCCCGCTCAACACCTGCACCACCTGGTCGCCGAGGCGGACGTCGTACTCGTAGCGGGAGCCGACGTAGGAGCTGGTGATGACCTGGGTGTCGAGGCGGTTCACCCCCGCCGGGGTCTCGGCCGAGGCCACGACCTCAAGGCGCTCCGGGCGGACCGCCACCGTCACGGAGTCACCGGTCGGGACGCGCGCGTCGCTGTCGACCCGTACGACATCCCCGCTGGCGTCGAGGAGCACGGTGTGCCGGGTGCCGTCCAGGCTGACGACCTTGCCGGTGAGGAAGTTGCAGCGGCCGACGAACGCGGCGACGGCGGGCGCGGCGGGCCGCTCGTAGATCTCGTGCGGGGTACCGATCTGGATCATGTTGCCGCCCTCCATCACGGCGATCCGGTCGCTGAGCGCCAGCGCCTCGTCCTGGTCGTGGGTGACGTAGACGGTGGTGATGCCCAGCTCCTCCTGGAGCCGCTTCAGCCAGGCGCGGGCCTGCTCGCGGAGCTTGGCGTCGAGGTTGGAGAGGGGCTCGTCCAGCAGCAGGACCGTCGGGGAGTAGACCAACGCCCGTGCCAGGGCGACGCGTTGCTGCTGGCCGCCCGAGAGCTGGTGCGGGTAGCGGCCGCTGAGCGCGGCGAGGCCGACCTTGTCCAGCGCGTCGTGGATCAGGGTCTTCTGCTTGTCCTTCGGCACCTTGCGGATGTTGAGCGGCAGCGCGAGGTTCTTCGCGATGGTCATGTGCGGCCAGAGCGCGTACGACTGGAAGACCATGCCGAGGTTGCGCTCCTCGGGCGGGAGGAAGATCCCCGCCCCGGCGTCGACGAAGGGCCTGCCGCCGACCGCGATCGAGCCCTCCGTCGGCTGCTCAAGGCCCGCTATGCAGTTCAGCGTCGTCGACTTGCCGCAGCCGCTCGCGCCAAGGAGCGTGAAGAATTCACCATCCCTGATGGTGAAGGTGACATCACGCAGGACGGAGTTGTCGCCGAACGTCTTGGCGAGGTTCTTGACGGTCACCTCAGGCATGGTGCTTTCCCTTCATGAGCAGTCCCGCGAGTGCGACGAAGACCGCGGTGATGCCGATCTGGAGGGTGGCCAGCGCGGCGACGGATCCGGCCCTGCCCTGCGTCCAGAGACTGAGCATGGTGGTGCCGAGGATGTTGTTGTCGGCCGAGGAGAGGAAGACGGCCGGGGAGTACTCCTTGAGCATGATCACGAAAGTGAGGACGAGCGCTCCGGCGAACGCCGGCGTGATCAGGGCCCGCAGGACCCGGAAGAAGGTCATCAGCCAGTCGGCGCCGGAGACCCGGGCCGCGTTGTCCAGCTCACCGCCGATCTGCATGATCGCCGGGGCGACCGAGCCGAAGGCGCTGGGCAGGGCCCGCATACCGAAGGCGATGATGACGGCGTAGATCGTGCCCTGGAGCACCGAGCCCATCCCGAACGGGGCGAGCGCGAAGGCCCAGAAGAAGCCGATACCGATGATGATGCCGGGCAGGGACTGCGGGATCAGGGCCAGGTACTCGACCGCCCGGCCCCAGCGGAACGTGGACCGCCGGGCCACCATCACCGCCAACACGGCGAGCGCGCTGACGACCACCGAGCCGACACCGGCCACGATGAGGCTGTTCCACAGCGACTGCACGTAGTTGTCCGAGTCGAAGACGAGCTCGTAGTTCTTCGTCGTCACCGTCCTGAACGGCGACTGGAGCGGGGTGAAGACGAGCGTGAAGGACCGCATCACCAGGCCCGCGATCGGCACCACGGCCCCGACGATCACGTACAACCAGATGCACGCGATGCTCACCCACTTCAGCCAGCCCAGGTCGAGCTTGCGGGGCCGGGTCACCTTGCCGCGCACGGACACGAACCGGGCCGCGTCCTTGAGGAGCTTCGCCTGTACGGCGACCAGGCTCAGGGTGACGACGAGGATGACCGTCGAGGCGGCGCCCAGCATCGTGTAGTCGGGGTCCACCGACTGAAGTCCGTTGTGGTAGAGGAAGGTGGAGAAGACGTCGATGCTGACCGGCTGGCCGTACAGCAGCGGCACACTCAGCGTCTCGATCGACACGGAGAACACGAGGATGGCGCTGTAGACGATCGGCGGCCGCAGCAGCGGCACGATCACCTGAGCCAGAATTCTGAACGGCCCCGCGCCGCAGACCTGGGCGGCCGACTCCAGCGAGGCGTCCGACTGCCGGAGCGCGTTGGCGCAGAAGACGTACGCGATCGGCGCCAGCGCCACGGCCTCCGTGAGCGCCATGCCGGGGATCGAGTACAGGTTCCACGGCACCCCGCCGAAGATCTGCTGCACCTTGACGCTGACGAACCCGGCCGGGCCGTACATGATGATCCAGCCGAAGCCCAGGATCAGCGACGAGATGAAGAACGGCCACTGCATCGCCAGCGCGACGAGCCGGCCGCCCGGCAGCTTCGTCCGGACCACCACGATCGCCATCGGGATGGCGATGGCGAGGCTGAGGATGGTGGTCAGGGATGCGAACAACAGCGTATTCAGGGCGACTTCACCGAAGCCGGCCTCGGTGAAGAGGTCGCTGTAGCCGCTGAGGGTGAAGGCCCCGCCCGCCTCGTAGAGCGGGCGGTTGCGGATGCTCTGGTAGAGGGTCGGGACGATCGGGGCCAGCACCAGGACGGCGAGGAACGCCAGGACCGCGTACTGGACGACCGTGTCCCGTCCGATGCCGAGGGGGCGGCGGTAGCGCGGCGGCTCGAACGTTTCCGTGGGTGACTCGCCGGCCGGTGTGCGGGGCGGCTGGGTGAGGGTTGACATGTGCTCTGACTCCGATCGTCCCGGGAGGGTGCCTGACGCGGACTACTTACGGAGTCCGTCGAAGCGCTCCAGCCAGGCCGCGGCGTCGTCCTTCGCGACCGCCTCGTACTTGACGTGGATGATGTTCTCCTCGCCGACCGCGTCGACGACCTCCTGGTAGGTGTGCAGGCCCTCGCCCTTCACGCCCTCGCGGTACGAGGCGAGGCCGCCCTCGGCGACCGCGCGCTGGCCCTCGTCGGAGAGGGCGAAGTCCAGGAAGAGCTTGGAGGTCGCCGGGTGCGGCGCCTCGGCGGCGATACCGAGACCGCGCGGCAGGACGACCGTGCCGTCCTTCGGGAAGACGATCTTCACCAGGCCCGCGCTGTCCTCGACGACCGGGTAGGCGGGGGAGGCGCTGATCAGGAAGCCGGCCGTGTACTCACCGGCGACGATCTTCTCCAGCTGGGTGCCGGAGGAGGTCTCCGGGCGGGTCAGCGGAAGGATCTTCTCCAGGTCCTTCCACGCCTCCGGGTTGCCCTCGGTGAGCGCCCGCGTGACCGTGAAACCGAACGAGCCCTCCGGGTCGCGGACCGTCACCTTGTTCTTGAACTTGCCCTCGTCCCCGGTCACGATCTTCGCGAAGTCCGTCAGGGTGGTCGGCGGGGTCTCCATCAGCGAGGTGTTGTACGCGATCGTCATGGGGTCCTGCGACATCGAGTACACGCTCGGCAGCAGCTCCGCGCTCTCGCCCAGCTCCTCCAGCTCCGGCGACTCGTACTCCAGGACCGTGTTCTTCCGGGCCGAGAAGTCGGCCCACGCGGTCGCCGCGCTGGAGATCAGCACATCCGCCGGGGACGACCCGGCCGCGTTCTCGGAGAGCGTCTTCTGGAACAGCTCGTCGCTGTCCAGCTCGTTCACGGAGACGGTCTTGATGAAGTCGTACTTCTTCTTGAAGTCCCGGACGATCGGCGCCATGTTCTCGTCACCGAGGTTCGAGTAGACGGTGAGCTTGCCGCCCTCCTTCTCCGCCGCCTCGATCAGGTCCGCGTAGTCCGCCGGGTAGTAGTCCGGCACCTGGCCCGCCGAGATCTTGTTCTCCGCCACCTTCGGCGCGTCGTCACCACCGCCGCCGCACGCGGCCAGCGTGGCGAGCGCGAGGGTCGCGGCGAACGCGGCCGTCAGGGGGCGCCGGAGCGCGGGTGCCGTTGTGTGGCTGGATCTGGCCATGGTTCTCCTCCTGGCGCATGCCGTGTGGCAGCTGTTGCCGGGAGGTTAGAGACCCAGGTCAGGCCGGTAAATCCCTCACCCGTCAGAGCTCGTACTGCTCGTATTGGTCGTTGTGTACGTGACGCGAGTCACCGCTTGCGAGCAGGGGGCGATGGCTGGGAATGATCGCATCCGAGGTGCGCTGCGAGTCGCTGCGACCGCCCCCTACGCCGCGGTGTCCTCCGTCTTCCCAGGGCTTCCCCAGGGCGGTCGGATCACACAGCGGGCAGCGCGTAGATCCGCTTCCCGTGCGTCACGGCCAGCCGGTTGCCCGCCGCCATGACGTACCACTCCTTGTTGTCGCCGGTGTTGTCGTTGTAGGTCCAGCGCAGCTTCCCGCTCTTCACGTCGAAGGCGTGCACGCCGCCGTCCTTGTCGAACGTGGTCGCGCCGTACAGGGTGTCGCCCACCTTGGCGAACTGCCAGGCCTGAGCCGACTCCAGCAGATCCTCGTTGCGCCAGACCTGCTTGCCCGTGTCGGGGTCCACCGCCCACATGCTGCGTGCGGTGTCGGACGCGTAGAGAACCCCGTCCACGACATGGGGGTCCTTGAAGATGCTGAACTCGTCCGTGGCGAGCGACCAGCGTTCCTTGCCCCCGGCCAGGTCGAGCGCTCGCAGCCGCCGGCCTTCCGCGAGGATCACCAGATCCTTGTGCACGGCGAAATGACGGTAGTTGGACGTGCTGAGCTTCTTGGTCCACACCTGTCGGCCGGTCGCCGTGTCGCGGACGGTCACGTTCTTCCGGAAGTCCGTGTAGACGAGGCGTTCACCGGTGACCGTGGCAGTGATGCCGTACTCCTCGGTCCCCGCGTCACGCTTCTCACGCCAGGCGATCCTGCCGGAGGTGGTGTCGATGGCGGCGATCACATTGGTGGGCGACGAGAAGTCCTTCTCCAGGACGCCGGCGAGGACGTAGACGTGGCGGTCGTCGGCCGCGATCGGGCGTGGCTGGTCGTACTCCTTGCCCAGGCGACTGCGCCAGGTCTCCTTGCCCGTGGCCGGATCCAGACCCACCACGTCACCGTCGTACTCGGCGCTGGCGAGGTAGAGCGTTCCGCCGCCGACTATGAGTTTGGCGCCGGGCGTGGTGACGCCGGCTCTGGACCACTTCGCCTTGCCGCTCGCGATGTCGCGTCCCACCAGCGGGTCGCCCGCGACGAGGACCAGGTTCCCGATCACCGCCAGGGCCTCGGTACCGGACACACCGTTGTTCGCGGCCTCCGCCTTCCACAGTGGCTCGGGTGCGGTGCCCGGCGGCGGGGTGGTGAAGCTGTCACCGTTCTTGTCCGCGCCCGGTGTCGAGCCGTCACCGTTCTTGTCCGCGCCGGGTGTCGAGCTGTCACCCGACGCGTCCGCCTCGTCCCCGGGACCGCACGCCACGACCCCGGCCCCGAAGACGGCCAGCCCCAGCCCTGTCCCGGCCAGCCTGAACATCTGCCTGCGTGACACCGCGTGTACGGCACGTCTGTCCACGTCTTTTCCCACTTCCGCGTTCTGTTCGGCGACCCTTGGAAGATCTTGAGCGCCGTCAGGTTAGCCGTCGACTTTCGGCCGAACGCCGGACGGAACGCAATCGGGACAGAGCCGTGAATCTCCTGTCACTCCGTCAAGGCCCTCCCGCACGGCGGTCGTGCGGGAAAAGAGACCTCTCACCGAGGGGCGCGAGGATGACGACGTAGACGTGTCACGTCCTGCGCTGCGTCACCGCACCGCCCGCAGATGCGCCGTCAGCTCCTGCAACCGCCCCCACGCCTCCGCGTCCTCCGCTTCTCCGAGGGGGAAGTACAGCGCCGGGCGGGACGTCGCCCCCAGCGACACGGGGCGTACCTCCACCGGCGGGCGGCGCGCGTGCTCGACGCC
Encoded proteins:
- a CDS encoding ABC transporter ATP-binding protein, with translation MPEVTVKNLAKTFGDNSVLRDVTFTIRDGEFFTLLGASGCGKSTTLNCIAGLEQPTEGSIAVGGRPFVDAGAGIFLPPEERNLGMVFQSYALWPHMTIAKNLALPLNIRKVPKDKQKTLIHDALDKVGLAALSGRYPHQLSGGQQQRVALARALVYSPTVLLLDEPLSNLDAKLREQARAWLKRLQEELGITTVYVTHDQDEALALSDRIAVMEGGNMIQIGTPHEIYERPAAPAVAAFVGRCNFLTGKVVSLDGTRHTVLLDASGDVVRVDSDARVPTGDSVTVAVRPERLEVVASAETPAGVNRLDTQVITSSYVGSRYEYDVRLGDQVVQVLSGNGGLAGDVALVFDPGHALLYADKVELPEDQRDLLTVTS
- a CDS encoding ATP-binding protein is translated as MTALPAAQLPATVHAFSQRFSSTPLGARLARHLALTQLHSWGIPHGSDASERAAAVVAELAANAVTHGRVPGRDFELRLSLPTGSLRIEVTDTRAERHPPGPGAVRPSRPLDEGGRGLTLVDALADRWQVLDRNPPGKTVLAEIDLPRWLSLVRRLSAPGR
- a CDS encoding ABC transporter permease, whose protein sequence is MSTLTQPPRTPAGESPTETFEPPRYRRPLGIGRDTVVQYAVLAFLAVLVLAPIVPTLYQSIRNRPLYEAGGAFTLSGYSDLFTEAGFGEVALNTLLFASLTTILSLAIAIPMAIVVVRTKLPGGRLVALAMQWPFFISSLILGFGWIIMYGPAGFVSVKVQQIFGGVPWNLYSIPGMALTEAVALAPIAYVFCANALRQSDASLESAAQVCGAGPFRILAQVIVPLLRPPIVYSAILVFSVSIETLSVPLLYGQPVSIDVFSTFLYHNGLQSVDPDYTMLGAASTVILVVTLSLVAVQAKLLKDAARFVSVRGKVTRPRKLDLGWLKWVSIACIWLYVIVGAVVPIAGLVMRSFTLVFTPLQSPFRTVTTKNYELVFDSDNYVQSLWNSLIVAGVGSVVVSALAVLAVMVARRSTFRWGRAVEYLALIPQSLPGIIIGIGFFWAFALAPFGMGSVLQGTIYAVIIAFGMRALPSAFGSVAPAIMQIGGELDNAARVSGADWLMTFFRVLRALITPAFAGALVLTFVIMLKEYSPAVFLSSADNNILGTTMLSLWTQGRAGSVAALATLQIGITAVFVALAGLLMKGKHHA
- a CDS encoding ABC transporter substrate-binding protein, with product MARSSHTTAPALRRPLTAAFAATLALATLAACGGGGDDAPKVAENKISAGQVPDYYPADYADLIEAAEKEGGKLTVYSNLGDENMAPIVRDFKKKYDFIKTVSVNELDSDELFQKTLSENAAGSSPADVLISSAATAWADFSARKNTVLEYESPELEELGESAELLPSVYSMSQDPMTIAYNTSLMETPPTTLTDFAKIVTGDEGKFKNKVTVRDPEGSFGFTVTRALTEGNPEAWKDLEKILPLTRPETSSGTQLEKIVAGEYTAGFLISASPAYPVVEDSAGLVKIVFPKDGTVVLPRGLGIAAEAPHPATSKLFLDFALSDEGQRAVAEGGLASYREGVKGEGLHTYQEVVDAVGEENIIHVKYEAVAKDDAAAWLERFDGLRK
- a CDS encoding helix-turn-helix domain-containing protein, with product MVADSGGVAAMGMGGGGEPEASDSLRTFGAMVQALREHGGLSREGLADLVGYSKHMVASVELGRRMPDVAFVEGVDRALGNTGALTKAAQHLGRQPGLAAWFRKWARLEATAIVLYTYESRMIPGLLQTEAYARALFDDRLPLLTDEEVEEQWRARAQRQRLLHERPNTAFSFMLEEHMFLRHTGGVDVTRGLLDHLLKMAKLRNIDIQVMPLARESHAGLAGPIQLLETPENRWFAYCEGQRGGLLVSDAKEVSVLQSRYARMRSQALTIPDSVSLLQRMRGDL
- a CDS encoding Arc family DNA-binding protein, whose translation is MSDVMIRVPAEVRDQLAAVAEARGTSLRALMQDIAAQTLTPEQIRERADRTRLLLAERFGHDVSDEESAEMRRKMREATAAHRAALAEAESSR
- a CDS encoding DUF397 domain-containing protein; the encoded protein is MSTTGGLVWFKSSYSSSGDGDCVEVALSWHKSSYSSGDGDDCVEVAAVPHAIHVRDSKNAAGPQLTLSLTAWADFIPYASQG
- a CDS encoding PQQ-binding-like beta-propeller repeat protein; the encoded protein is MFRLAGTGLGLAVFGAGVVACGPGDEADASGDSSTPGADKNGDGSTPGADKNGDSFTTPPPGTAPEPLWKAEAANNGVSGTEALAVIGNLVLVAGDPLVGRDIASGKAKWSRAGVTTPGAKLIVGGGTLYLASAEYDGDVVGLDPATGKETWRSRLGKEYDQPRPIAADDRHVYVLAGVLEKDFSSPTNVIAAIDTTSGRIAWREKRDAGTEEYGITATVTGERLVYTDFRKNVTVRDTATGRQVWTKKLSTSNYRHFAVHKDLVILAEGRRLRALDLAGGKERWSLATDEFSIFKDPHVVDGVLYASDTARSMWAVDPDTGKQVWRNEDLLESAQAWQFAKVGDTLYGATTFDKDGGVHAFDVKSGKLRWTYNDNTGDNKEWYVMAAGNRLAVTHGKRIYALPAV